The following DNA comes from Gopherus flavomarginatus isolate rGopFla2 chromosome 5, rGopFla2.mat.asm, whole genome shotgun sequence.
CTGGACACATTCTGTAGAAAATAGAGATATTTGTCATTTTGCGTAGTAAAAAGAACATTCCTTCAATCTGGATGTAAATATTGATCCATTTTGATGGCTTGATGCTGTAACATGAGTTACTGTGAATTGGAGTCACTACTGCTTTGCTTTCATGTCATTTTAAACAAACTAAAGTAGATCCTGAAATTAGTGAGTATCTTATAAAGAAAAGTAATTTGAAAGTATAtcctatatataatatatatgattACATATTAAACTCCTAATGATTTCTCTGTGCTTTTGATCCATTCATATTCAATTCTTAAGTATTATAAATTTATACTTTTGATCAATTCTTCCTTAAGGCCACAAATGAAGTTTTTCTTGGTGGTTTTTACAGTGTCTTTAAAGTTTTCCACACAGCACCCTAACCTGATTCAGAGTCAGCCATTAGCAGACATCCTGTTTTATACTGGCTCAGTGCATACGAGCATAGTGTGGGAAAAGGCTGCATACAGCTCTATAGGGTTAGGAAAGCAAATAGACATTAGCTGGCTAACATGTTACAGCCTGAGGTTTCACAGAATGGAGGAATCATATGTGGTTTAATAAGACTCCTTTCTGGTCATGTTCCCCATTTCAGTTTGTGTGTGACACTCATTGCCACTCTAACCTGGGGGGTTTAGTTGAAAAATAGCATTGTCCTGCTTTGCTTTTCAAGTGACCTCATACAACTGTACAGCAGCTGTGGCACGTCACACAGCGTTTCTTCTTTTTCTTAGGGTGAAAAATGGTGAGGATTGCTTCATCGAAGACTGTTTTAAGGCCTTTCTGTGTCAGGGCTGAACATTCCAAATAACACTGTGCTCCAATCTtaagcagaagagagagagagagagaggggtcatAAATACACAGTTTGGAGAAGACAATAGGACATGTTTATGACATACAGATCCTGTTATCCTCACGTGCACATAACTCCCTGATATAGAGTGAGCCATGCCTTTAAGATGGATTAAAGTCCTAGCTCTGCCTTGGGCCTGGATTCCTATCTTATCATAGGCGTTGTGGGACAGGCATTGAGAATAGATGCCAGGGCATTGTCTCAGTGCAGAGGGAGACGTGGATGGAGCAACAGTCTGCCCGTGGGGCTGGCCAGGAAGAGGAAGCTCCATGTATGCCAGCTGAGAGTTTGTAGGAACTCTTCCACTGCATTGGGGTTCCTCTGAACAGAAGAAGCTGGATCTCAGGGTTTCCAGGAGGCATTGGTTCGAGTGCTCCCTGACAGTGTGGTTCAGTCACTTAACATAACTATCCTTAGCTCCCCTTCCATGCTCTTGGCTTCTCCTATCAAACTCCACAGAGATGAAGCCATTGCGGAGGCGCTTCTGCAGGCTCAGGGTGATTGATGAAGGCGTGCCACTGAGTCAAAAATACCCTCCCATTCTGTGGGCACTTGCACACATGTAGTGTGGACCTTGAGCCTGCCCGTGGAAATGAATTTGGATAAATGCAATTCCTCTGACTTTTTAGCTCTGCTTGGCCTTTTAGAACCCTCTGACTAAATATCAGCATAACCAATATGTGCAGTGACTAGTTGGAACGTTCTTTTGTCTTAATGCAGATGCTCCTGCTGTTGATGTACGTAAGTATTTCATGTTCATTTTTCCATCCCTTCTCCTTACCCAGAGCAATAATACATTATGAACTGAGAAGAAGATCCCACCAAATAGAGGTCCATGGGCCTGCGTCTCATTTACGGCCCCCATACATAGCTGTGTAAAGTGGCCTGAAGCCAGAATCAAGCTGGATGTGTTTGTATGGGAGTGACTAAAAGTGAAATTTTTCCCATTGTGATTAGCCCAAGTAGCaccagagagaatacatatgagCGTGTTATTTTAGACAAGCTTTTGTATCCATCTCCTATATATGGGTCTTAGCTAAAAAGCTGGATCCAAACACACTGAAACTTTGGGACAGCTCCAGTCCAGATGAGAACTTTCCAGCTCATTCCCATCTCTGCAGCCTAAATGCTGCTTTCGTAGGTTGCaattcgtttttttttttttttttagtagtgaCTAACATTACTCTGCCAAACACAGATGTCCATTTTCTCCCAGGAAAACCACGGAATGTCTTTATAGGCTCACATAAATGAATAACATCCACAATGTACAGTTTGTTTTATCGTGATGTGTAAAATAACCTGTTATGTATCCATTTTGTTATGACCAAATATGGTAAAACACTGCAGTGGCTGATCCTAAATCAAACATAAGAACATTAGATGTTTCATTTCATTCAGATCTCTCATGTATGGCGTGTGCTTGTTATATATCAGAGATTCATTAGTGGGATTGCAGAACAATCAAGGTAACGCTAGAGACAGGTTTAAAGGTGCAAAATTCAGTGTGTTTGGAGTTGAGGTTTTAGTCTGAGTCCAAGTTAGTGAAAATTGGATTTGAGTGAAATATACAGAAACTAAAGTTATGGCCAAACTACTCTGCAGCCTGGGTCCTAACAATAGGGTCAAGCAAAACAATGATACCTCTTTAGCTAGTTTCACTCCATGTTCATAAGTGAGGGGTTTCTCCTTCATATAAAGTAGTCGAGCCAAAGTTTTCGGATCATCACGAAGATCAATCTAGCagtaaaaaaacacacacacacacacacacacacacacacagagtattaaACACAACATTCCTGTGGATGAGTTGGCTCCAGAGCCCTATGCTAGGATGAATATTTCAGTGACACCCCCAATTTCTCCCCTACTAGagatgataattttttttaaaagctggttcataatgtatctctctctctctctctcactgtgtaTATGCACACGCATGTGGCCTCAATGTCTCCTTTCTATTTTTTGGTCAAAgcagaaaagagagaaaacaggATTGTGTAAGAAGCATATAGGCTTAATTCTATATCTGAGAACAAGTAGGGAATTTTCCATCAatgttttttgatggaaaatgcaaTTTCTGCAATATTGAAATTTTCCCAAGGAAAATTTagattttgcagatttttttttgattttcTGTTAAAATTAAGTATTTAGTTCTGGGTCAGGTTGTCCcaagtgaaacattttggtttgttgaactgaaacaaaacatttaattgtgGGTCACTTTGATATTAATCTCTGACTGCctcacctgctttttttttttaaagagaatatGAGTTTTTACACCTTAGTAAAGATGGACTAAGTAGGATACCAATTGCCCAGTGAAATGCTATTCTGCAAAACTGCCTCGAAAAGATCTTGGTATAAAGGCTGAAAAGTATTTCTAACTTGCCATTATTTGCAGCACCCTTTTAGAAGTTTGAAAAAAAGTTTTCCTCATTTGGCAAACCTTGATTTTTCTCCAAATATTTGTATAGGCTTGGGGCCTATCCTGCAAGAGGCAGGAGCACCTTCAGCTCCCACCAAACGGTGTTCAGTGCTTCTCAGGAGACAGTTGGCAGAATTAAACCCTCCATAAAGAGTGTGTGGTGAGTTAGCTGTTGCTGCAGAACTGGCCTAGCTGAATCTCACAAGTGTTTTGGCAACAGAGTGATTGATGTTAAAAAACCCAGCTCTACAGAATGTATCCACCTTAATGTGACCATTCGACAGTAGGTCAGAGCTCATGGCTACCCCATTTGGCAGGAGGGACCCTCTGAGTTGGGGTTGTCCGGTGACATTTGGAGAACGATTATGACAACAAAAAATACAGGTCTGAACTGGTGGTCATGTGCCTACTACTCTGCTCCGCAGCTTGAGTATCAACAATAATACTTGATCTGGCTCTGATTTCTGGGTTGGGTCAGTCTCTTTCTTCCAAGGAGGGGAGATCCTTCCTTTGGGAGAGATGTTAGATCTCAGGACCTAAGTCTGTCTCCAACTATTTGGGATCAGGATGAGATCGAATcgggggggcagattatcccacttCTGTGTCATGACCCACAGGGCTCAAACCCAAGATTCAGAGGGGCTTCCTCTTGGTAGCCTGCTGACAGCTGCTGACCCAGGACCCATGAAGCCCAGCCCCAGTTTGAGGAGCCTCCCCTGGCATCCTATTGGCGGAGCCACAGAGCAGCTGATTGGCCTGCTGGCCCTACTTAAGCCAGGAACAGGAAGCTCTCTGAACACCTGGGATCCAGCCTGCTCTGGATTGTgtgcttcctgctcctgctcccctgtgTCAGCTTCCTGATCTCTGATTTGTGATTCTGATCTATGttttgtctcctgcctctgacATCCTAGTATCCTGACCCAGCCTGACTGTAGTTACAAACTTGTggtttgtctcctgcctctgatGTCCTACAGCTGACTCTTGGCTCCTGACTATGGAttctggctctgaccactaggtctggCTGCCCATGATCTGGCTTTGCCAGTCTGTTTACTCTGTGGTtcctacaccttcctctgaaacagctggtgctggccactgtcagagacaggatactggactggatggatcaTGGGTCTTATCCACTCTGACAATCCCTAGGTAAACTCTGGGGGAAGAAAGTGCTCTCAGCAGGGCTGGCTGGTCAGGAAGGAGCTGTGTTGGCTCTAAAGAGGTTGTTAATCCTTGTTGGCTCTAGGAAGGCTATTCAGAGAAGGGGGTGAACGCTGGGGGATGTAATATGGGAATGGCTTTTCCACGCCAGAAAAATATAATGAATTTAAAGCTTAGTTAAAAATCACAGTGATATTGAGGAGCCCCTAACACAGAATATGGGTACAGTAGAGCTAGAGGTGTACTTTCCTGCATGAAATAGCTGTGgcagctctgatcaagctagagCATGGGAAACAGAAGTACAGCCGAGGCAGTGTGAGTAGCGAGATGGAATCACCAGCCTGAGTATGTATCTAGGGTTTCAGATGGGATTGtatttgggtggctagcccataCTGCTGCTTGCCCTGCTGCAGCTACACCGCTATTTTCAGTGTGTTGACTCGATCATAGCTAGTCTGGGTATGTCTTCTTgacctgggaattacacctcctgctccagtgcagacatacccacagagtgATCCTTCAGAGGGTTGGGCAACTAGATGCATTACATTTGCATGGGGCTTGGGGAAGCCTGCTTGTTTCAGTTCATGTGAGTTGCAGCCCCTGAGGTTTGCTTTGAGTTGCAAGTTTGGTATCAGGTCTGCCAGAGTGGAAGCAGGTGTGTGTGGAACAGCAGAGTTTTCAGGGGACCCCGGGACTGCAGCCAAACCTCAATCTGGGTAAGTTCCACCTGGCTTTGAGGTTTCACAAGGCCCACCTGGCTGTAGAGTTCCAGACCCCTCGTGCTGGTCAACAGGCATTCCAGTTAGTAACTACCTGTGTTCCTATGAGCACATAAGGCACATGCGGCATGCTGACTTTCAGTTCAGGCACCCATTCTTCCTGGACGTTGTGGTAAGAGGCAGGGTTCACCACAGAAAAACAGATCAAGAACACATCCGTGTTGGGATAAGAGAGGGGTCTCAGCTGATTGTAGTCCTCCTATCAGAGAGCAAAGGCAGGTGTTAGCAATGGGTCTCGCAAGCTGCGTAACAAAGCATCTGCAAGCACTTTGAGTTTCCCAACATTGTCACTGAATGTCAATAAGAGCTGATAAATTCCAGGGGGTGGAATGACCATTGCGAAGGCATGGTGGAGGTATCCCACAGCTGGGTCAGTCTCTGAACCCCCTTTTACCTGGGCTTTGCGCAGACAGGCAGCGGGGTGGGCATTCTGTTTTCATAGTGATTCCAGTGTACAAGGGAGATAAGCTAAACAGGGGCTGCCTTCAGTGCCATtgaacagtaaaagaaaaaataccTTGGGGTAAAAACAGCTCTTTATGTTGCGCATATTGGGCTCAGCCTTCAATATACCATAATCCTAGGAATTATTATTTGACTGCCATTATCCTTGGAGCCAGATAACATCTGTAGAGGACATTCATGCCATGCGTTTTACAGTAGGTGTTATGTGCAGGGTGTATAAAACTTCAAAAATGCTACAGACATGACTATGCACAACAAAAATGGGCCTTTGGGCTGTTCAGTTACATCATGCTATCTCCAGTGCCACGTCAATCAGAATGAGAAACTCTCATCCTGGAAATTTAGCAGCAGCTCGGATCCAGTTTGTGACTCAAGGTGATCTGAGATTTCCATGGGCCCCTGTCTTGTGAGAAGAGATGTCATCTTGCCCCCGAGGCTGTGCAGAGAGCAGCATTCAGTTACCTCAAAGCACAGACGTTCCATGTAGTTAGCTGATTTGATAACAGGGAAGCTTGTTAGAAGGACAAATTTGGGTCCCTTCCCAGTTTCGAGAGTTGGACTTTGGAATCCATGTGAAATCAATAAATGGGTCTGGAGTAACAGCATATGGAATCTCACAGGCCCATTCTTGGACAAGTGAAATTCATATTGGAAAGTCTGGGTGGAAGCTAGTGTTTCCCAATTTTCCTGCAAGTGGTTCAAAAATTACTTGTAAAATTACCTGTTTCCTTCAGCAAATGTATAAAAACACAGCATGGGAACAAATGATCACCCTatgccagggctggattaagacaCAAGCAATATCAGCCTGTGCCTAAGGCTCCAGCacctggaatcatgtgattatATCAGAATTTAAGACATGTAAGTtctcatggttgtgaagaaaagattgaaaatatAAATTGAGTGTAACTGAGGCTAAGAGATCTGCCTGGGGCTTCTCTGCActtacagagctgcacagctgaagtgcttagtgaagatgctacctgcACTGACatgagagcatctcccatcagtgtagttaatccacctccctgagaggcggagGCCCTCCAGTCGACACAGCACTGTCTGTggaggggttaggttggtataactacgtagTTATACTTAGTTGCTATAGTAGACTAAGCCttagtctgcagacagcctgaagcaatagctctgagaggtgggTACTGCCTCATGAATCTTGTACCACCCTGCCTGAGGGCTCTGCATGGGGCAGGACTGGAGAAGGAGAATGCAGAGGGGTCTGGCTGACCAAGATATCCCAGCTGCTGGAGTAAGTACTaggaccccccctccccaaaatgtgTAGGGtcacccactgctcagtgaggtgCCATGTGTCCCTCTGCACCTAGATTGTGAGGCTGTTCCAGGTGTTAGCTATACTGCCTACCCACCATCTTAAAATGTGCAGACTTAAGCTTTTTACCCTGGAGGTTTCGGATTCAATCCCTGGTATCAGCCAAGATGGCGGCCATCACATATGCACTGTGTGAGGGTAACGGAAAATGCAATTTCTATCCTGAAAGACAAAGAGTGGGGTAAGGGGCTACCGTGTTCTAGTAGGCTTggcactgactttttaaaaaaagtataaataATCCCCAGCTGCTTCTCTATCTAATGATTATTAACTGACCAATGTTTTGTAGGGGTCAAGGCAGAGGTGGGTCTTGAGGAAGGATTGATTGATGAGAGCAGGGAGGATGCTCCATGTACAGGGATTAGCACGAAAGAAAATGCAAAGACACTTGTGGGAGAATCAGCTAAACGAGGCCACACCACTGCTGGTGGGGCAGAAAACATGATGTGACTGACAAGAGACAAAGCAGGGAGGGATGGACATATGCTTGAGGATGACAAGAAGCTTCCACTTGATGCAGTGGAGAGCCGGTATCTGATTAATGGAACAATGAGGTGATCTTGGCAGCTCAGTTTTGTGTGGCTTGGAGGAGGGATAATGTGAGTCTCAGAGGCTTGGCCTCATGCCGACCCTATTACATGATATTTTAACCAATGAAATCATTTACATCCAGAACATTAAAGCTGATGACTTCTCCAAGGGTAAACACACTTATCCACAATCATCACGGGCTGATACTGGGAGCTGCTTGACAATTAACTTTTCATACACTTTTGGtttatcttgattatcactacaaaagttttttttctcctgctgacaagaGTTCATTGTAATTAATTAgcctcccatcttttcatgttctctgtatgtatatatatctcctcactgtatgttccattctatgcgttcgatgaagtgggctgtagaccacaaaagcttatgctcaaataaatttgttggtctctaaggtgccacaagtactcctgttctttttgcggatacagactaacatggctgctactctgaaatctttgCTTTATTTGTTACAAAACAGATCTTGGGATAACCACAAGGTGGCAGCAAATACTCTatgtatcttttttttatttgggaCATTGGAAAGCAGTTGGCTAAATATATCTGTTTTAAAAATTCAAGAGTTGCCTATTTAGAGGGGTTGAAACTTAGTGTGCTGTTAAAAATCACAGACTAAAAGCTATGAACATTCTGCATAATGGTGACAGGTACTTTCAGAAggttcatttaattttattttgcttgtcaCTTTGGAGCTCATGAGGACTGTTCTCCTTTTGTGTTTGCAGCATGGGACATTATATAAGCAATAGGTTGGAAGAGAAAGGGTATCTACAGATTACACACAAGGATGTAGTCTACTGTCAATACACATTAGTAGCGCAGGATGACACTGACAAGCATGGGAGTTATGCTTGCATGTCGAGGGAAGAGTAGATCTAGGGCTCTCATGTTATTCTGAATCTGACAAGGCCCACTATCAACTGCTCATGGGGCAGGTGGAAGGAAACCTGTAATAAACCATTGGGATCACCTGCCCATTGGATAGCTTTGGATTGCTGCAGgaagtcactgaggccaagaactaaaacaagattcaaaaagggactgGGCATTTAGCTGGATATGGGGCATATCCAGAGTTGTTCTTTTTAATTATAacaaattttggaagggatattaaagctTGTGTGTTGTGGCTTTCGCTGATCTCTAACTCTTTGAGATCAGGATTAGACCTTTACGGGGTCCAGAATATCTCACAAGCATCTggggctggccactgtcagaggcaggatcctggactagatagaccttgggtctgatccactcTGGCAAGTCCTATGTTCCTGTGCCCCCAGCTGGCCATTGGATTTGTGCCCTAAAGCATGGGGCATATCAAAATGATTTTATCCCAGCTAAAGTAACCGTGGATGTGCTCATTAGTTGTACACATAACTAATACAGTTGTCCAGATCTTTTCTCACACTGTGACCTCCAGGTTACAGCAGCAAAATGTTCAGGACATCCTACCCAGCCTGCCCCAATTTAACCA
Coding sequences within:
- the RHOJ gene encoding rho-related GTP-binding protein RhoJ, which gives rise to MNCKEEDDNSTDCDSNNVRKMLKCVVVGDGAVGKTCLLMSYANDAFPEEYVPTVFDHYAVTVTVGGKQHLLGLYDTAGQEDYNQLRPLSYPNTDVFLICFSVVNPASYHNVQEEWVPELKVSMPHVPYVLIGTQIDLRDDPKTLARLLYMKEKPLTYEHGVKLAKEIGAQCYLECSALTQKGLKTVFDEAILTIFHPKKKKKRCVTCHSCCTVV